GCCTGTCGAGCAAACGCGCGTGACGCTCATGTGAGATGGAGCCGATTCTGCCGAGAAAACGCTCGGCTGGCATGGTGGTGAGGAAACCAAGACGGATGACCGAAGCGACCTTGAGGCCGCTGCCTGCAAAGTCCGGGTGCGATGACTCGATAATTTCGCCGAAGCCGACGACCTGCTGGTGAAGCTGCGAACTGACGCCGCAGATGCGCCAATCGCCAAATGGAGGCATCCGTCGTAGAAGAATCGCCGGGCGAGGCTTGAAGCGTCCATCGGCCTGCGGCAGCGGCGTGAGTCCGACATCGCCATCGGTTATTGCGGTTTGAGGTCAGCACTCGTGTATTCTGGTTCGTCGTCGCCGTAGGCTCTGGCGAGATTCTGCGCACCGAGGGCCGCCCACTCGGAACGCTCTTCGTCGGGTGCGATGACCGTGACCATGAGCGGGGCGTTCGCGGGCAACTGGAATGGCTCGTCGAGAACGATGTGCTCGCCGTCATAGTGGGCTTTGAGAATCGTGGTTGGCATGGAAGACGACTACCCCTGCGTCCGTTTCAGGGCAAGCGCGCAGAAGCGGCCATAGACCCAATGGCTCAACAACGAACAGTTGAGCGTGGGTGACGAGTCGGGCGGACGTGGGTTAAAAGCCGCGTTGGCGGCCTCCAGAGCCACAGGGTTGTGGCCGGACGGATCCCTCCGCCAGCCCGTCAACCCGAAGTGCCCCATGAACCCGTCACCCACAGCACAAAAGCTCAAGCATGTCGGCCCGGATGTCCACGCCGAAACCATTGCCGTCGCCATCGCGGATCCCGCGGGCGAGGTCCGCTCCTGGGGCAACATCCCCGCCCACACCCGCGCGCTGGACAAGCTCCACAAGCGCCTGACCGGAGACGGTTCCCAGGCCCGCTACGTGTACGAGGCCGGTCCGACCGGCTTCGCCCTCTGCCGCCGCCTCCTGGCTCAGGGCATCGCCGGCGACGTTGTCAGTCCCTCGCTCATCCCCAAGCGGGCCTCCGACCGGGTCAAAACCGATCGCCGTGACGCGTTGACGCTGGCCCGGCTCCTCCGGGCCGGCGAACTCACCTCCATCCACGTCCCGGACGAAGCCGATGAGGCCATCCGGGACCTGGTGTGTTGCCGGCTCGCCGCCGTGGAGGATCTGCGCCGCTGTCGTCAGCGCATCAAGGGATTCCTGCTCCGATACGGCAAACGCTATTCCGGCAAATCCTCCTGGACTGCCGCGCACCTCAACGACCTGAGTACCATTAAATTCCCGTTCCCCGCCCAGCAGATCGCCTTCGAGGAACTGCTCAACGCGGTGAACGATCCCGCGGATCGCATTCAACGGCTCGAAGCCGCCTTGGAGGCACAGGTCAAGATCTGGAAGCGCCTTCCCCTGGTTCAGGCCTTCATGTGTTTCCGGTGTTTGGCCTTGATCAACGCCGTCACCTGGGTCGCCGAGATCGGCGACTTCTCCCGCTTTGACCATCCCTCGCAGCTCATGGCCTTCATCGGCATCACCCCCAGCGCCCAGCGAGAGCAGTTTGTCAATTTTTGAACCCGTCACTCTATAATTCATCGAGCAAACCATCGCCATCGCGACGCGATAAGGTGAAGCGCTTTGCCGGCTACCGCTCCGAAACTGAAAAAGCCGGCGACGATAACGAGAGCTTGGAAGCGGAAATGCCCGGGTGAATCCGTCGGCGCGGTGAGCGCACCGACGAGCACCAAAACACCTGCAACGATGAGTCCCACTGCAAGGATGAAGACGCCCTCCATGCGACGACTGCTCCGAGCGAGGCAATAAACTGACCAGAACAAAACGAACGGCGACAGCAGCGCGCCGCCAGCAATCAGAGTGATCGCAGCTATGCCGAGGATATTCATACGTCACGACGAGTCTTCGCCAATGATCAGCTTACCGATTCCGGCCCAGCGTCAGCGGGGCCGGCATTCGGTGGAGCACCGGCGGGCCGCAGCTTGCCAGCGCTTCGCACTTGAAACCTTGGAGGCTGGAGTTTGGCTCCAAGTACCGCGTCCGCATAGCTGGCCAACCACAGCCCTGCTCCTCTCACCGATGAGTCCTCACTCGCGAGCAGGCTAGTGACCATCGATTCAACCACAGATGTCAGTTGTTTTGGTTTGGTTAGCCGTATTCATTCAATCGTTCGCTACCCACCAATGATCCTGTAGAGCATACGGCCTAGTCCTTGTCTTGTTTGAAATACGGGCGAAGGCGCAACTTGAGCATCAAAATTGGGGAGGCCATCAGCAGTGCTCCGAGCACAAGCGAGAGCCATAACACTCGTGAGGATAGGATGCCGTCAAGATGAGCACCGTAGTAGGCCCACACGGCAATCGGATAGAACAAGGTGACGGCTGTACCCAGCCCAGGCGACCATCGTCCCCTAGTGAGCAGAAAGGGGAGGACATGAAAGAACGTCGCGTTGATCAGCATCAACGCCGGAAGCGACAAGGCGAACTCGGCGCACGACCAACCGACCGAGGCACAGGATATCCCCAGAACGATCACCACCCCGTTGACGATGGCGAAGTGAATCCAAGTGACGGGCAGTTTGATTACGGCCGTCGCCCAGCCCTTCCAATCGAAGGTGTATTCCTCGACGATGTGAAGTGCGTAGGCGAAAGTGGCGATCCAAAGAATGTAGGCGTGGTTCATGCAGGCGTATGACAACGACCAAGCTCAGCGACCGCCGCCGAAACCGAGCCCTGACTGCAAATCCAACCTCCGAAGAACTGGGTGCCCAGACTCGAAGCGGGGAGCGGCGGTTCGAGTGCAGCGATTTTGTTCGACGTTTCGGGTATTGGAATTGAGGCGTTTATCGCTTGTCCGAGATAATTGAAATGATGTTGATGATGGCGCCAGTCGCCTCGCTACAAAGTGCAGCATCGCGAAGGGTTGCCGTTCTGCGGTGTTGAAGTTGGTTGGCTAACTCCAAAGCTGTCTTGGCATGTTTTGGATTGTCTCGTTGGAACTGCCGGAGAGCATGCTGGCGATAAACGCCTCGAGCATACGATAGCCGTCGGTGGCACTGGGCGTAACGCCGTCGGACGGGGTATGCTGAGCCAGGTGATAAACAGCCTGCCCAAGCGAAATCAACGTCTCGCGGCAGTGCAAGCCGACAGTCTGGAACTCTTCTTCGGTGCAGGCGGTTTCAAGCCGTTGACGGATAGCGTCAACGCCGCGGTCAACGCGCGTCCAACCTGTCGTGCCTACTGCTGGCTCGGTGACAATGCCAGCCGCACGGCGGGAAGGTGCGTCCGTCGTAGGCTGAAAGAGCTGGATAAGATACTCCCGGCGCGAACGGTATGTCGGTAACTCTCCGCTGCTCCACTTGCCATACCACGCCCAAAGGTCTGGATATGGGTTCGGGTCTGCGACGCCGATAGTAAGGAGGAAGGGGCGAATGCGATGGCGGTGCTCGATATAGTCCTGGTTGACCCCCTGAACGCGCGCACCACCAGTCGAGACGGAAACCATCATGGCCTTTTCGGCTTCGAGCTCCTTGATGCAGTCTTGCTCAGTCATGTCTCAGGACGCGCGCCAGAAACGCCGAACAGTTTGATGTCGCGACGATCCTGACTTTGGGCAACGCGTTGTCAATGCGTAGTTTATGGCGGGAGCATGTTGGATGTCAGGGTGCAGCCACGACGGGGGTGGTGGCATCTTGTCGTGAGACCAATATCACGACGGGCGAGGGATTCTCGAACAGGTTGTCAGCGAGGCAGTTGGAGAAGTGGTTCGTCGGATATTGCGCCATATCATGACGGCATCCTCCTCGAGTCGTCTCCGGGGCTCCGGGAACACCGTTGGAGCGAATTTGGCCGCGGTCCCCAATTGTCGTGAGGGACAACCTTCGGAGCCATGGGCAAGCCTGCTGGAGTGAACTTGAGCGATGAACGGCATTCCCGTGGGCCTTGGGCCAATCGTGGGCGGTCCTGGGGACAGGACATCCATCAGCGTCCAACTGACGTCCTGCCCCTTGACCCCGTCCCACCTGCACATTCCCCGGACGGCACCCATCAGGGGCAAAACAGATGTCCTGTCCCCTGAACTGATTGACCCGCCGCCTGGGGAATGCCGCGGATCTGGCTCCGCGTTGTCGTGCCCGCGCCGGTGGCGCGGGGCCGAATCGTCGCGACGGCCCTGACGCTCAGCATTTCTGCCGTTGTCGAGGCGTGAAAGCCAGGCAGTCCGCGAAGAATTGAAGCGAATCGGAGAGGTGCCGTTCCCAGTACTCCCAGGTGTGGCCCCCGGGGAACTCCTCGTAGTGATGTGGAATTCCTTCCCCCTCCAGCGCCTCGTGCAATTCCCGGTTCGCGGAGATCCACGGATCCTCAGTGCCGCAATCGAAACGGATCGCCGGCAGGCGGTCGCGAAAGCACCGCATCGCTTCCAGCACCGACCGGTCCTCGGGGTGGCGGCTCCAGTCGGCGCACTCCTCCACGATGTAGGCCTGGAGCGCTTCGGCCCGGGTCACAGAGGAGTGACCGGACACCGCCCGGAAGCGACCCGGGTGGGTGGCCCCGAGGCGGAGGGCTCCGAAGCCGCCCATGCTGAGGCCGGCAAGGAAGAGGGGCGAGCGGTCCGAGACGGCGGGGGCCGCTTCGCGGGCGACCTCGGGCACCTCCTCCACAATCCACTGTCCGAAGTCCTGCACCGCGTGCCGCACGTACCCCGAGCCGTCGCCCCAGAGTCCGTCGCTGGGCATGGCCAGGACCATGGGTGGGATTTGCCCTGCAGCCATCATCCGGGAGGCGGTTCGGTGTGCGCCCCCCTTCATCGCCCATGCCCAGTGGGATCCGTAGACCCCGTGCAGCAGGATCACCAGCGGCACGTCCGATCTTCCGAGGACTTCAGGAGGGATGAAGAGTGTGACGTCCGCCCGCCCCTGCAGAGCGTCACTCTTGACGGTGGCCCAGCGCAGGCCTTCGAAGGCAAAACGGGGGTCGGAGAGTTCCAGGGTGCGGAACGGCATCCGGAGTGCGGGGAAACCTCAGCCGCCGTGTTCAACGGCTGTGCTGAAGCAGCCATTCGAAGAGTTCCGGGTTGTTGTAGGCCTCGGTCCAGGAGTCATGCCCGGCCTCGGGATACACGGTCAGCCGGACATCGGTCGCCCCGGCCCCCTTCACCGCGTCCACCATCCGCTCGCTTTCTGCGAGCGGCACCACCGTGTCCCTGGCTCCATGAAACGCCCAGACTCCGAGCGTCTTGAGCGCCTGTTGCTGCGAGGGCAGGAGGGCGCGGATCCGGTCGCCGCCGCCGCAGATGGGCGCCACCGCGGCGAACCGTTGTGGATGTCGCAACGCCAGGGCCCAGGTGCCGTACCCGCCCATGCTCAATCCAGTGGCGTACACCCGCCGTGGATCCACCCGAAAGTTCGTTTGGAGGTCGTCCAGCAACCCCACGAGGGCTGCGTCGTCCCATGTCTGGCCCTCGGGGCACTGTGGGGACACGAGGAGGAACGGGAGTTCACGACCGGCGGCAACCAGTTTTGGCGGGCCGTGCACGGCCACTTTCTGGAGATCAGCCCCACGTTCGCCGGCGCCGTGGAGGAAGAGCACGAGCGGCCAGCGACGTTCGGGCTCGGCCTCATACTCCCCGGGCAGGTAGATCAGGAACTCCAGTTGGTTGGTCCGGGTGACGACGGCCTGGTAGGCGCCGGGCACCTGGGAGCCGGCTTTTGGCTTCGCGGTGATCTCGGCGTCGAGCCTGACAGTCCCAACCCAACCAAGGGCAAGGACCGCCAGACAGGGGAGGGAGTGAATCGGGAGTTGCACGCCCGGAGACTGCGGCGGAACGGAGCTCTCCGGCAAGGACGCCTTCGGACCTACTCCGGCAGGGCGGGGAGCCGCGGACGCGGGTCAGATGTAGAACATGCGTACCGGATCGCCGCCGGCCTCCGCGAGGTGCTGGAAGTTCATCCGGGCCGCCTCCGATTCCACCGCCTTCCGCAGGCGTTGCCAGGCGTCCCGAAGCTCGGGCGGACACCGCGGATCCTTGAAGGCGGGGGAATCAAAGAGGGCGCCGTGAACGCAGTGGAGGACGTCGGCAAAGGTGATGGATGCCGGAGGACGCGCCAGCTGGTAGCCGCCGGATTTGCCGCGAAGGCTGCGGACGATTTCGGCGGACTTCAGCTCGATGAGGATTTGGACCAGGTAGTTGGGCGGCACGCCGTTTTCCCGGGCGATCTCCTCGACGCGGAGGGCGCGCGCCTGTCCGTAATGCCGTGCGAGGGTGAGGACGGCGCGCACGGCGTAGTCGCTCTTGACCGAGAGCTTCACGTTCCGGAGAGGGTGACGGGCGCGGATCGGGACGCAAGGCCCCCGGTCCGGATCTGCGGCCGCGCCTCATGCCCGGACCTGGAGTCTACCACAGGGCGAGGGTGTCGAGCACGGCACGCGTGCGGGGCACTTCGTGGGTGCGGAACAGGTCGGTTTTCCCGAGGGCTGCCAGCACCGCGAAGAAGGGCTCCGCACACCGCACCTCTTCGCCGAAGCACTCGAAGGCATGCGGCAGCGCGTGGCAGACCGGCCAGCCGAGGCTGCGCAGCCGGAAGCTGTTCAGGAACACCTGCATCTGGTGGCGGATCCGCACCGCCGAGTCCTGAAGGTTGCGATAATAGAAACCCATTCCGGGATCCACCCACAGCTTGCGGACGCCCTGCGATGTGGCCCCGTCAATCTGGCGGGCAAAGGAATCCCGCATGCGGGCCGCAACATCCGGACCCGATTCGAAGTCGCCAACGGACCGCACATTGTCCCCCTGGATGTGGCACAAAATGACGGCTGCGTCGTGGTCCGCGACCATCCGGTACATTTCGGCGGAGCGGTCGTTGCCGGTGAGGTTCAGCACCCGGGCGCCGGCTTCCAGACAGGCGCGGGTGACGGCTGGCTGATAGGTCTCCACGGAAATGAGATGGCCCGCCGCGGCCAGCTCCCGCACGACCGGCAGCAGGCGCGACTGCTGAAGGGCTTCATCGGCGCGTGCTGCGTGGCTGAGTGTGGACTCCGCCCCCAAGTCCAGGATGTGGGCCCCCTGGGCGGCGAGAACGTGCCCCCGGCGCACGGCCTGTTCCGTGCTGAGGCACACGGACTCCCGATACCAGGAGTCGGCCGACAGATTGATCACGCCCATGACGGCCGGCGGATGCCCTCCTCCGAAGGTTCGTCCCGCCAGGTCAAACCCGGCGACGGTTGCGGCGAGGTCGCCGCCATGGTGTCGGGCGATGGATTCCAGGTGGGTCAGTGAGAGCATGCGCCTTCGGACGATTCAGGAAGTGGCCGTTGGGACCGGAGGTCTGCTAGCGGATTGTGGCAACCCGTCCCGGTCCGTTGGCGTTTTGCCGCAACCGGTCCAGTGCGGCAAAGAATTCCCCGAGGGTTTCGCAGACCGTGGCGTTGATCTCCCGCAGGGCCGGGCGGTAGGCGTCAACCGCCCGGCCGCCGACCACCAATCGCACTGCAGGGTCGAGAAGTCGCCGGAGTCGGCGGAGTTCATCGGGCAGCAACGGGTCATCGGCCGGATGGACAATGCTGAGCGCCACCGCGCGGGCTTCGTGGTGTTGCGCGGTGCTGACGATTTCCTCCGCCGGCAGGGAAGCCCCCATGTACACGACGCGCCAGCCCTGGCTCCGGGCCGCAGCGGCGGCAAGGGCGGCACCCAGTTCGTGGAGTTGACCGGCCGGCGTCGTGGCCACCAGCACGGGCGCGGACGCATGGAGCGCGATTGGTCGGGCCGCATGGCCCAAAAAGGTTCGGATGACGGCGGACGCGAGGTGTTCGTGGGCGACCTTGAGGGAGCCATCCCTCCAGCCGTCACCGATCCTTTGGACGAGCGGCGCCACCACCTGCGCGAGCAGTGCCGTCTGGCCCAGCGCGACTGAGCCTTCCTCGAGCACCCGCTCCAGCGCTGCGGCATCCATGGCCGCCACCGCGGTATGGGCCGATTCGATCAATGCCGTCGCGTCCCTCGGTGGTGCATGCGCCGTGAGGCGCCGGAGGTCGGATGCCTCGGCCGGCACGGGTGCGGGTGCGCTCAAGAGCAGGGTGTGGAGATCGGCCACGTGCAGGTGGGTTATGTTTCCGATCGAGTGCCCGGCATCGGTTGCCTGCTTGAGCAGGGACAACCTCTGGACGTCGTCCTCGCTGTAGAGGCGCTGGTTGCCGCCCGACCTTTGGGGCCGAACCGTGCCATAGCGCTTCTCCCAAACCCGGATCACGTGGGGGCTGAGGCCCGTCCTTCGGGCGACCACCTTGATCGAGTGTTTCAGCATTGGTTCCGGCACGGCGGACAGTTGGACAGAAACTGGACATTTTCAACCAGAACATGGACTACACCCAATTCGCGCCCCTGATTCGAGCCTGATTTCTGAGGAATTTTGGTCGAAATCACCCGTGTTCTCGCGTTCATTCAGTTTGTGAACAAAAAATGAACAAAACATTGACAAAACTGGATCACCGGTCAGCTTTGACTCGTAAGAAGTCACCTGGGTTCTCCGGGTGGGGTACTGTCAGCGGAGTTACTACAAGGAAAACCATGACCACGAATCTCACGAAGTCTGCTCGTCGTTCCGAGAAGTTCGCCGACGCTGGCAACCCGCGGATGCGGTCGAGGAGCCGCTCGGGTGGCCAATACGCTCCGGCGTCGAGCACGCGTGCTCCGGCGGTCGAAGTGCGTCGGTCCGATCCAATCTCCGATCCGGTGGCCCCGGCTCCATTTGAGACCAAGTCGGCCCTCAGTCTCTACATGCGCGATGCCATCGAGGTGCCTCTGTTGACCATTGACGAGGAAAATGCGTTGGCGGCGCGGATCAAGCGGGGAGACACGGCCGCACGCGAGCACATGATCCGGGCCAACCTGCGCCTGGTGGTCAAGATTGCGAGGGACTACGACGGTTTCGGCCTGCCGCTTCTGGATCTGATCAACGAGGGGAACATTGGATTGATGAAGGGGGTTGAACGGTTCGATCCGGCCAAGGGGGGGAAGCTTTCCACATACGCCTCCTGGTGGATCAAGCAGTCCATCAAGCGGGCCCTGGCCAACCAGTCCAAGACCATCCGTCTCCCGGTCCACCTGGTGGACAAGGTGACCAAGTTGAAGCGCGTGGCCCATCAGCTTCAGGAGCTCCTTGGGCGGGAGGCCACCGACGAGGAACTGGCGGAGGAGATGGAGGTGCCCGTCAAAAAGATCCGGTTCTGGCAGCGGGCGTCCCAGAAAACGGCGTCCCTCGACGCACCGCTCGGGGACGATGATTCCAGCCGCCTCTCAGACCTGGTTCCCGATTCCGGGTCCAACGATCCCTACGGACAGCTCGAGGAAAAGACCACCCACCGGATGGTGGGGCAGTTCCTCGGGATCCTCGATTCCCGCGAGCTGAGCATCCTCCGTCAGCGATTTGGTCTGGATGGCCAGAAGGAGAAGACGCTCGACGAAATCGGACGCACGTTCGGTGTGACCCGGGAGCGGATCCGTCAACTCCAAAACATCGCCCTCGCGAAGCTGCGCGAGCGGATTGAGAAGCATGAGGCGGTCCGCGAGCCGGCAGGGGACTCCCCGGCGTGGACGCCGCTCGCGGCGGCGACCTTGTGATGGAGTCCGGTGGGGCGGGCCGGCCTCCCGTTTCGAATTGCCGGAAATCCCCGGAATTTGGGGAATCCAATTGCCAGACACGGGCTCTTTTCGATACACGGATCGGCGTTCCAGCATATGCCGAACGCCTACCACGCATCCATTGAAGGTGCCCAGCACGGGGCCAAGACCCTTGAACAGTTTCTCGACTACGCGAAGGACAGCGGTGCGTCGGGCGCCCAACCCAGTAACTACATGCTGGGGGACGGCAGGGGCGGCTTCCGCAAGGTGCGCGACATCCGGGCGGCCTTTGACGACCGGGAGATGTCCCTCGACGGCATCAGCGCCCATTGTCCATTCTGGGTGCACACCTCGGCCTGGACGGGGACCCGTTCCGGCAATCCGTTCATTCCCCCCGATGTAGCCCGGCTGGCTCCGGAAAAGGTCGAGTCATGGCACGAGAAGTATCTGCTGAAGTTGATGGATCTGGCGGCGGAGCTCGGGGTGAAAAGCCTCCCGATGTTCTGGGGGGTTGCCTTTGGTTGGGAACTGGCGAGCGGGTATCCATGGGGTTTCTGGCAGGGAGCTGGCTTTGACCTCTTGAAGGAGGGACAGGAGCGTTTCGTGAAGAAGACCGCGCGGCTTCGCAAGGCGGCCAACGCGCATGGCATCAAGCTGTGCCACGAAATTCACCCCGGCACGGCGGCGATGTGTGCCGACGACTTCCTGATGCTGGTGAAGATCTGCGACAACGACCCGTGCCTTGCGGTCAATGCCGACCCGTCGCACTGCTGGGAGGGCGAGTCCTGGGAGAGCCGGTTTCTCAAGGTCGGCCCCTACATCTACGCCGCCCATGTGAAAAACTTCGTCGTCCGCCCCGGGTTCCCGTTGCGGGCCATGGAGCCTGCGTGGCCGCGCCGGGGCATGCAGTTCACGGACCTGCCCTCCGGGGACCTCAACATGCAGCGTTATGTGGAGCTGCTGCTGCACGTCGGCTATCGCGACCGCTACTGCAAGCTTCACCGGGTGGCCAGCGCGCCGCTGGTGGTGGAGGCGGAGTCGGCCCACAAGGATCTCGACTTCTGCAGCGCCAACGGCATCCGGTACACCGCGGACCACCTCTGCTGGCCGGCCGCCGCCGGCAGCTTTGAGGAAGGCATGGGGGCCTGACAGGAACCCGCCAGAGGGCGGGCGGCCGGGTTGGAATCTGCCCCGACCGCGGGGCCGGGATCGCACGGCTCCCACCCCCGCGGCGCCTCCTGGTGGGATCCCGGGACCGCCGCCGGCCTGGCCGGGGCGGGTGGTCCCCTCCGCGCGGCTGCGGAGTGTCTTGACGCCGCGGCCCTTCCCCGATTACTTCCGCAAACCAGACTATGCCCACGTACGAGTATTCCTGTCAGAAATGCGACGCCCAGTTCGAGGTGCAGCAATCCATGACCGCCGCACCGCTGACCGTGTGCCCGAAGGAGGTTTGTCCCCGGAAGCCCTGGGGGAGGGGGCGCGTTCAACGGGGCATCGGCGGCGGGGCCGGGCTGATCTTCAAGGGCAGTGGATTCTACATCACGGACTATCGAAGCGAGGGCTACAAGTCGGCCGCGAAAAGTGATTCCGAGGCCGCCAAACCGAAGTCCGACGGCAAGGCCGATGCGAAACCCAAACCCGCCACCCCGGCCCCCGCCGCAACGCCGGCATCGCCCGGGGCCAAACCGGCCCCTTGAGCGGACGCCATGTGTCTGCCGACCTCATGTGCCGGGCGCCCGCCCTCGATGGCACTCGCCGTCCTGGGAGTGCTGATCTCGGTGGGGCCACGGGCCATGAGCGCGCTCCCGGCCCTCCCGATCGAGGTGCCCGTGACGGCACGGAGTGTCAGCGGCCAGTTCCTGGTGCATGGACGCGGCACCACGCTGCCCGCGCCGGCGTCCCGGGTTCGGGGCGTGGGCACCAACGAAGTGATCGTCCTGCGGCCCGACCTGCTCGCGGTCACCGCGGAACGCGTCAAGCGCGGGATCGAGAGGCTGCTGGAGGTCAATGATGCGTGGCGGGGGGCCGTGCATCTCCAGATCCGCGAGTCCTCCCGGATCGTCGGGCCACTCTCCATCCAGCCGCGTGTGTTCCGGGACGGATGGCAATACGCCATGCCGGTGCCGGAGGAGGTCGGTTGGGAACGGCTCGTTCGGGGGCTGTCCGAGGTGGTCGTGCTGGAGCGGGCCAACCGGTCCAATGCCGGGGAGGAGTGTGCGCTGCCGCCCCTGTGGCTGACCACGGGACTTCACGAGTTGCTGATGGCGGCCTCCGGTCGTGACCTGGTGGCGGAATCGGGGACGTTGATCAACCGCCTGGAGCGGCGGCCGGACCCGCTGCGGATCGTGCGCTCGCAGCTTGGGGGCGGGGAACCGATGACGTTTGGAGAGTTCAGCCTGCTGACGCTGGACGACCTCGCCGATCCCGGCCGGTTCCGCCTCTACCAGGCCAGCACCGCATTGTTCACCCACGAGTTGCTCCGTGAGCCTTCCGGCCGCGCCTCGGTCAGGGAATTCATCCGGCGCCTGCCTGAGAGCCTGAACTGGCAGACCGTGTTCCTCCGCACCCATTCCGACCGGTTCCTTCGTCTGTTGGACATTGAAAAATGGTGGGCTGTGGCGGCAACGGAAGCTCTGGCGGCGGATGGCAGCCAGCGGTGGCCCCGCGAACGGGTCCTCGATCGCCTTGCCGAGATCCTGACCGAGACCGCCGACGTGCGGCTGGACTCCGCCAGCCTGCCCGAGCGCTTGACGGTGCCGCTGCGGGATTTGATCGTGTCGTGGGACTACGATGCCCAGCGCGAGGTCGTCCTGCGCAAGGTGTCTCAACTGCGCGCCCTCGGCCTCCGGTCGCCCCCCACCGTGGCGCCGCTGGTGAACGAGGCCGTGCAGGTGCTCGAGGACTATGCGGTTGCCCGCGCCGGGAAGGGGCGCGTGGCAGCGGCGCGGACGGTGGCCGGCGGCGGAGGACGCCTGGCGGCCGAATCGGCGGCCCGAAAGCTGGCGGCGCTTGAGGACCGCCTGGATCGGGAGCGCCGGAATCCCGGACCCGTGCCTCCGTCCCGTGCGGATCCAGCCAGGGTGGTCACCCCTCCGGGCCGACCGGCGCCTACAACGACTCCTGCATCCGGCGGGTGATGCGTGCGCTCAATTCCGCCGCCGGATGGTACCCGGTGGACCGGAGCTTCGTCTGGAGTGCGGCGACTTCGATGAGGCCCGCCAGGTCCCGGCCGGGCCGGACCGGGATGACGATATGGGGCACTGGCTGTCCCAGGAGTGTCACGTGGGCCTGATCGAGTCCGAGCCGGTCCATTTCTTCCACATCGTCCCAGCGTTTCAGGGTGACGACGAGGTTCACGCGCTTGTCATGCCGGATGGAGGCCACGCCGAACATGGCGGCGACATCAATCAGGCCGATGCCGCGAACCTCCATGAGGTTGCGTCCGAGATCCTTCGCGGTGCCCATGAGTTCCGTGCCATCCTGGATCCAAAGGCATACCACATCGTCGGCGACGAGGCTGTGGCCCCGCTCCAGCAGTCCCACCATGGCCTCGCTCTTGCCGATGCCGCTTTCGCCCTCGATCACCACGCCGATGCCCTGAATGTCCACCATGCCGGCGTGAATCTGGGTGCGCGGTGCAAACAGGTTTTCGAGGGTGATGGTGGCCCGGCTGATGAACTTCATGGTGATCAGCGAGGAGGTGAACAGGGGTACGTCAGCCCGCTCGGCGGCCTGGAGGAGTTGGCGTCCGGGCTTGAGATTGCGGCACAGGACCACGCAGGGAATACGGTGCGCGAAGAAGGTGGCGATG
The nucleotide sequence above comes from Verrucomicrobiia bacterium. Encoded proteins:
- a CDS encoding Rrf2 family transcriptional regulator, with the protein product MKLSVKSDYAVRAVLTLARHYGQARALRVEEIARENGVPPNYLVQILIELKSAEIVRSLRGKSGGYQLARPPASITFADVLHCVHGALFDSPAFKDPRCPPELRDAWQRLRKAVESEAARMNFQHLAEAGGDPVRMFYI
- a CDS encoding HXXEE domain-containing protein, translated to MNHAYILWIATFAYALHIVEEYTFDWKGWATAVIKLPVTWIHFAIVNGVVIVLGISCASVGWSCAEFALSLPALMLINATFFHVLPFLLTRGRWSPGLGTAVTLFYPIAVWAYYGAHLDGILSSRVLWLSLVLGALLMASPILMLKLRLRPYFKQDKD
- a CDS encoding MerR family transcriptional regulator, translating into MLKHSIKVVARRTGLSPHVIRVWEKRYGTVRPQRSGGNQRLYSEDDVQRLSLLKQATDAGHSIGNITHLHVADLHTLLLSAPAPVPAEASDLRRLTAHAPPRDATALIESAHTAVAAMDAAALERVLEEGSVALGQTALLAQVVAPLVQRIGDGWRDGSLKVAHEHLASAVIRTFLGHAARPIALHASAPVLVATTPAGQLHELGAALAAAAARSQGWRVVYMGASLPAEEIVSTAQHHEARAVALSIVHPADDPLLPDELRRLRRLLDPAVRLVVGGRAVDAYRPALREINATVCETLGEFFAALDRLRQNANGPGRVATIR
- a CDS encoding prolyl oligopeptidase family serine peptidase, with product MPGAYQAVVTRTNQLEFLIYLPGEYEAEPERRWPLVLFLHGAGERGADLQKVAVHGPPKLVAAGRELPFLLVSPQCPEGQTWDDAALVGLLDDLQTNFRVDPRRVYATGLSMGGYGTWALALRHPQRFAAVAPICGGGDRIRALLPSQQQALKTLGVWAFHGARDTVVPLAESERMVDAVKGAGATDVRLTVYPEAGHDSWTEAYNNPELFEWLLQHSR
- a CDS encoding esterase family protein, with product MPFRTLELSDPRFAFEGLRWATVKSDALQGRADVTLFIPPEVLGRSDVPLVILLHGVYGSHWAWAMKGGAHRTASRMMAAGQIPPMVLAMPSDGLWGDGSGYVRHAVQDFGQWIVEEVPEVAREAAPAVSDRSPLFLAGLSMGGFGALRLGATHPGRFRAVSGHSSVTRAEALQAYIVEECADWSRHPEDRSVLEAMRCFRDRLPAIRFDCGTEDPWISANRELHEALEGEGIPHHYEEFPGGHTWEYWERHLSDSLQFFADCLAFTPRQRQKC
- a CDS encoding IS110 family transposase, with amino-acid sequence MNPSPTAQKLKHVGPDVHAETIAVAIADPAGEVRSWGNIPAHTRALDKLHKRLTGDGSQARYVYEAGPTGFALCRRLLAQGIAGDVVSPSLIPKRASDRVKTDRRDALTLARLLRAGELTSIHVPDEADEAIRDLVCCRLAAVEDLRRCRQRIKGFLLRYGKRYSGKSSWTAAHLNDLSTIKFPFPAQQIAFEELLNAVNDPADRIQRLEAALEAQVKIWKRLPLVQAFMCFRCLALINAVTWVAEIGDFSRFDHPSQLMAFIGITPSAQREQFVNF
- a CDS encoding dihydropteroate synthase — translated: MLSLTHLESIARHHGGDLAATVAGFDLAGRTFGGGHPPAVMGVINLSADSWYRESVCLSTEQAVRRGHVLAAQGAHILDLGAESTLSHAARADEALQQSRLLPVVRELAAAGHLISVETYQPAVTRACLEAGARVLNLTGNDRSAEMYRMVADHDAAVILCHIQGDNVRSVGDFESGPDVAARMRDSFARQIDGATSQGVRKLWVDPGMGFYYRNLQDSAVRIRHQMQVFLNSFRLRSLGWPVCHALPHAFECFGEEVRCAEPFFAVLAALGKTDLFRTHEVPRTRAVLDTLALW
- a CDS encoding transcriptional regulator codes for the protein MTDGDVGLTPLPQADGRFKPRPAILLRRMPPFGDWRICGVSSQLHQQVVGFGEIIESSHPDFAGSGLKVASVIRLGFLTTMPAERFLGRIGSISHERHARLLDRLSRFLAMERSANPEAE
- a CDS encoding RNA polymerase sigma factor RpoD/SigA, giving the protein MRSRSRSGGQYAPASSTRAPAVEVRRSDPISDPVAPAPFETKSALSLYMRDAIEVPLLTIDEENALAARIKRGDTAAREHMIRANLRLVVKIARDYDGFGLPLLDLINEGNIGLMKGVERFDPAKGGKLSTYASWWIKQSIKRALANQSKTIRLPVHLVDKVTKLKRVAHQLQELLGREATDEELAEEMEVPVKKIRFWQRASQKTASLDAPLGDDDSSRLSDLVPDSGSNDPYGQLEEKTTHRMVGQFLGILDSRELSILRQRFGLDGQKEKTLDEIGRTFGVTRERIRQLQNIALAKLRERIEKHEAVREPAGDSPAWTPLAAATL